In Rhodospirillum rubrum ATCC 11170, a genomic segment contains:
- a CDS encoding alpha/beta fold hydrolase, translating into MRLTLENRLVFIETGTDGVDLSRPVVVLIHGAGMTHSAWDKQSAALAADGWAVIAPDLPGHGQSEGPPLTSVSDLSDWLLGVFDALGLYRAVVSGHSLGGLIALEFARHHCVRSAGLALIGTAAALPVHLDLLKAADHDLPRAATMISRWGYTAQADPTLVEARKSQWATTAPGLLHTDLMVCDGYGEGAAAAARIPCPALVVHGEQDRMVSLRGALMLVEILPHGHALLVTNAGHMVMDERPDAVLEALHRLRPFAA; encoded by the coding sequence ATGCGTCTGACCCTTGAGAATCGTCTGGTTTTCATCGAAACCGGAACCGACGGCGTCGATTTATCGCGACCGGTCGTGGTTCTGATCCATGGCGCGGGCATGACCCATAGCGCCTGGGATAAACAATCGGCCGCCCTGGCGGCCGACGGCTGGGCGGTCATCGCCCCCGATCTGCCCGGCCATGGGCAATCCGAAGGTCCGCCGCTGACCAGCGTTTCCGACCTTTCCGACTGGCTGCTTGGCGTTTTCGATGCCCTGGGCCTTTATCGGGCGGTGGTCAGCGGGCATTCGCTGGGCGGGCTGATCGCCCTGGAATTCGCCCGCCATCATTGCGTGCGCAGCGCTGGACTGGCCTTGATCGGCACCGCCGCCGCCCTGCCCGTTCACCTGGATCTCCTCAAGGCCGCCGATCACGATCTGCCGCGCGCGGCGACGATGATCAGCCGCTGGGGATACACCGCGCAGGCCGACCCCACCCTGGTCGAAGCCCGCAAAAGCCAATGGGCGACGACGGCGCCGGGCCTGCTCCATACCGACCTCATGGTCTGCGACGGCTATGGCGAGGGGGCGGCGGCGGCGGCGCGCATTCCCTGCCCGGCCCTGGTCGTTCACGGCGAGCAAGACCGCATGGTCTCGCTGCGCGGCGCCCTGATGCTTGTCGAGATCCTGCCCCACGGCCACGCCCTGCTGGTCACCAACGCCGGCCACATGGTGATGGACGAACGGCCCGACGCCGTGCTTGAAGCCCTCCACCGCCTGCGCCCCTTCGCCGCCTGA